ttatatgagaaaaataggaTTAACAGTTGCTTTTACTTTGGAGATTATTTCACAGGTTTATTTGTCAAAGCAACCAAAAATTGGAGGCAAGTTGGACTGGAGCTGTGTGACATCAGGAAAGTTAGTCtgcttctctaagcctcagtttccccacgtgGTAACATGATTTGAGGACTAATTAACATAAGAAAGCACCTAACACAGCATGAGGCAGGTTCCTCTTCCTCACACAGTTCCATGACTTTTGTCACTAACTATGTTGGGCTTCAAATTCAGCTTTGAAGAGACCTGAGTTGGGGAATTTCTATCTTCAGTATTAATTGCATTTTCTCAAGACATTTATGTTAAGGACTGGGTCATTTATGCTTCAGATACAGCACAGAAATGATTTTGGTATGTGTCTCTGACCATCAGTCTGATGACTACTGCCTGAGTGTCTAAAGCCATTTTAAGATTCTGGTCTTTCCCTCTCATCTCTGGCCACTTGCAGGTTATCTCTGATATTGAAGAAGATGCTGGGGAACTGAGTAGAGAGAGTACGTGGGACCTTTCCTGTGAAACTGTGAGAGAGCAGCTTACCAACAGCATCAGAAAACAGTGGAGAATTTTGAAAAGTCATGTAGAAAAACTTGATAACCAAGGTAAGTACTGCCTGAATACAGGTAGATTGAGCTGTGACACTCAGTAAGCTGACTTCAGTCAGTCACCTGGAAAGCCAAGTTACGGGCTCAGACTGAAGTCCTTAGCTCAGTCTGGTGGTTTGAAAAGCAAAACTCTGCCTACTTCCGGACGTGTGGTTTGAACCtcactgagaaaaaaatgctttgctcTCAGAGCGAATGTCTCCGAAAAGAGGACATCATATGTCTGTCTGCTTCAGGTGCAGAAGACAATTGAATAAAGTGAACTGAGTCTCTTACTGTATCATGGAAATCAGGAAAATATGAATCATAATATAGTATAAATATGAACCTTTTGTTTATTATTCCTAGATACTTGCCTATTCCTAGGTTGCTaataattcatttctaaattattttcaaaataatagacACTTGTTGCAAAGTATCAATTAGGaagtgttgggttggccaaaaagttcgttcggttaaGGAATAcattgttcagtaaagttcttgggtcacttgtagacatgtggatggacctagagactgtcatacagagtgaagtaagtcagaaatagaaaaacaaatatcgtgtattaactcatatatgtggaatcaagaaaaatggtacagatgaactggtttgcaaggcagaaatagagacagagatgtagagaacgaacatatggacaccaaggggggaaagcagggggcgggcgatggtggtgggatgaattgggagattgggattgactgtatgcactgatgtgtataaaatagataactaatttaaaaaaaaaagaaaattctttaaaaaaaacagaacaatagaCATTTGATGCAAAATATCAATTAggaggtattgggttggccagaaagttcgttcggTTAATGAATATTTTGTtcttggtggaaatgaaaaatgtcttttatttttacttaaaaaccagacgaactttttgaccaacccaatatataAAGTAGAATATTCAGGTCTCTATTCCCTATGTGTAACACCTAATAGTTTGGTGCATACCTTTCTAGACCTTCCTCTGTGTGCtcgcaaaatatttattttaagtgtataCAAACCAAAAATTGAATATTACATGTCTTTTTCCTATACtgtgcttttttcacttaacagtctATTATTTTAGATGCCACTTCTTGTCATTATAGATAGTATAAATAGATATATGTGGATGAAtatatccttattttatatttctttaagatTTGCATGCttttaaatcaagaaaattaaGATTTCTGCTAAGTAAATGAagtctatttaaagaaaatttattctaAATGGTCAAAAATGACAAACTCAGTGCTAATTGTCTCCAAAAGTAAAGAGCAATCAGCAAAATAATAGTATCAAAATTACTTTGCATgagattttattgatttcagtcatCATTGTCTATTAGTAAATAGCAAGTATTTTTGGACTTCATATTTGAATTTAATAACAGCAAGATTTGTAGCACTGCACTGATCTTTGAGGAAGTGTCAAAAGAACATAGTTTATGaatgttaatttttctgtgaatatagGTTGTACATTTTTAATTAGGACATAATCGTGAATAAATATGAATTACAGATTAAATGTTGACAATAGAGCTCTGTAAGTAAGGATATCATTTAGTCCAGAAATAGCTTGAATTTATAGTTGCCCTGAACTCCTTAGAGCTGCttggtgctttaaaaaattttttagtgttaaaataatatattttattttattttattatatagctTATGGAATTTTTAAAGGGCAAAGGAAATACCTACCTTTTAGAAAACCTACAAGATTCCAGAAAGGGAAAAGTTCTGTGagccttgatttttaaatatatgtccCCAAACACCATAAACTAAAATGATGACTGTAAGGTTTATGTCAAATTACTggttttgtgttagtttcaaaggTACATCTAGAAGGTTTTAATGATGAAGATGTAATCTCACGACAAGACCATGAACAAGAAACTGAAAAACTTGAGTTAGAAATTCAACAGtgtaaagaaatgattaaaactCAGCAGCAACTTTTACAGGTAAATGCGAGGCACCTTTTAAAGCTGTTCTCCCCTGTGAAGGGTCAGAATTTTACTTAATCTTACTATATTTTTACTCCTTTCTTTCATAAGATCTGTAGCATTTGACATTTTTCAGTCTAAACTAAGTTCTGTGCTTGCCCAGAGATAGACCACATAGCACTCCTTAGTGGGGGCTTTGCCAGTTAGAAGCATTTGGGAAATGAGACTCCTCATTTCAGTTGACTTTCTGATTCTTTatcatttctctccctcccctaaaATTTGACCTGCTTTTTTCCCTTGCATTCATTTCAACTTGTTGGAGTGTTGCAGGGACCCTCTGGAACttactatgttttaaaatttaatagcaGCAGCTCGCTACTGCATGTGATGATGACACCACTTCACTGCTACGAGACTGTTACTTGTTGGAAGAAAAGGAACGCCTCAAAGAAGAATGGTCCCTATttaaagagcaaaagaagaatTTCGAGAAAGAAAGACGAAGCTTTACAGAAGCAGCTATTCGCCTAGGATTGGAGGTATTTTAAGCAATTGGCTTTCCTTGTAGAGCATTTGAAGGCCCTGGAGAGGTCAGTAGAATGCAtctaagttttgctttttcttgtttctttgctatccatttttttctcaagtatttTACCAGTGATTTCACAAATAGCTTGAAATGGAAGCTGTAACAGAAGGATATCATTTTGCCTTTACCAGATTTGGGAATTGAAAAATTTttgtattgaaaaaaaatttttttattgaaaaaactatAAGCATTTATCATCCCTTTTGGGtggctttctttattttattttgttttgttttgttttatgttatttttttggctgcattgggtccacgttgctgcacgcaggctttctctaattgcggcaagcgggctactcttcatcgcggtgcatgggcttctcattgcagtggcttctctttttgcagagcatggactctaggggCACAGGCTTAAgtagttgaggtgtgtgggctcagtatttgtggctcatgggctctagagcacaggctcagtagttgtggtgcacaggcttagttgctctgtagtgtgtgggatctttctcgaccagggattgaacctgtgtctcctgcattggcaggcggattcttaaccgctgcgctgCCAGGAAAGTCCTTTGGGTGGCTTTCTACTGTTAAGGGTTTAGCTTCACACAAGAGGTTTCTTTTGGGCATCTGTCATGTCTCCACTGTCAGAAGGTGTAGAGTCAGAAGAGAGTGCAACCAAGAgcatgtcttttgtttttaaaaaagggggttAGGGGTagaatacagtaaaaataaagttctctctctctctctccgtcccCTTACCCAGGGATGAATGCATTAACAGTTAACAGTTTGAACTGTATGTGTATACACTTTGACaggtctcttttttctttagcagTGTATTACCTGcatatttccttttcaaaaattagaGAAGTAATGtctgaaaatagtttttaaaaagaaactcaatCCATACAAAAAGCTACAAAGTAAGACAGTATCCTCCATTCTTATTGCCAGTTTCATTCCTCAGAAGTATCCACTGTTAAAAGTTTGTGATTCTTCTGGGAAGTACTATTTTAACTTGAAATGAAGTTCAAccttttttgaactttatttcaaGTTAAAATAGTACTTCGCAGAAGTACTGTTTTGATCGATATAAGCCTATCGATCCCCCACTATGAAAGATAAGGAGTTTAGTGTCTTTATCATACCTCCCATCTACACTTTCTCATTTACATATGatttcttcataatatttttacttttttaagctactttttaaagaattatttctccTGGTTGACTTTTTTGCTTTAAGTAAATTTGTTTAATGCTGCCATTTCAGGTTTGCTCAACTTCAGACAGTATAGGTTTATCCCTGAGGCGAAAGATGGGGACATCCTGTAGTTACCCTTGTTGTACTGCCCTTACCCTTCGACTCCCCAGTTTCTGTCTGTGATACTAGTTTTCATTGTCAAGGATTATCACGTTTATATTCTGTCTTTTAATACAATTCAGGTGTAAGTACTTTGTCTACGATTGAGACTTAAGAATTAAAAACCAGAAAGAACGTGGTAACATAGTGATTGTGTAAATGTTATTCATTCTATAGCCAAGTAATTTTTTTGGGCACATACAAAATATTCTGTTATTAAGATTTTGCCACATGGAAGAAAATCTTCCATGTATCACTATGTAGTAAATACTTTGACTTTCTTTGTAGCTTCCTTTATGATTTCCTGAATCAGATTCAACTTATATCTCATGTtatattctctttctttggtTCCTTTTCCAATTTGCTGTATTACTTTCTTGAGTAATTTTTTCATAAGTAGTGTGTGAGTGAAAAATACTCTGAATTCTGGAATATCCAAAAATACATTCTTATTTGATTGGTTTGGCTGGATATAGAATTTAGTTTTCCAACTTTTCCCCTCAAAACTTGAGttattccatttcttccagtgttttgttttgctcatgAGAAGCCTGGCTGTAATATAACCTGTATTACTTTGTAGAtacctgtgttttgtttttccctctctctggaaGCTTTTGGAATTTTATGTTCTTAAGAGTTCTGCAATTTTACCAGGATACGTCTGGGTAGCTCCTTTCAGCCTGAAGACACTATATTTCTTCAGTTTAGGGatattttcttcaattctgtattttttccttcttctcttgcaTTCTGGAACTTCTATTAGACAAATGTTTTGCCTTCTGACCACATCTATAGATTGACTTTATGTTCTGAATTCAGGAATATTTTCTCACTGTTATCTTGGGCATCACCAACCTGGTATTAAGCAAAGGTCAGTTTTATTATTCACTTCATCCACTGAGTTATTTCAGAATTTATCTTTTAAGTTTTCTAACGTccttattttttgatttttttggtataccattatatttttcagatattcaTAAATCTGTCTGATAATTTgtgttatttgaaaaaaagtttatCTTGAACTGTTTCCCTTGGCCAGTTCTCTTTATTTATCctggctgtttttcttttatgctgtTAGTTTTCTTCAAATGTCTGGTGATCCATGattttgtattaatatttatgaatgaaaagaCTATACGTTATCTTAAGTAGCTGACATGACCTTCCTCTGTAATTATGAAAGTCTGTGTCATCAATAGCTGTCTTCCTCAGGAGGCAAAAACTGTTTGCACCAGCATTTCCTCCTGTCTTATGGGATCAGCTGTGTTTCTGAGCCCAtatccccccaccacccctgaCGCTACTCCAAGAGCTAGTGTTGCTGCTTTGCATACCACTCCCCATTCTCTGCCTGAGACTCTGTCTGCCTCTGGTCACTGAGGACAGTGGGGCCAGTGAAGGATGGGAAGGAAGTACGAGAGAACCGAGGGGAGAGGGAGAATTTAGGATTGCTAATTAGCTATTCAGAAGGAGGCGGTTTGACATAGGCCCTCTGTGGTCTAGTGGTGACGGCTGCTAGTACTGGGAGATGCTTGGAGGATGAGAGCAGTGCTTGATGAAgtcatatctctttttttttttcaagtgattaGTTTACAATAGGGTAAATGTcaatttttctgttgtttgtaatcTTATATTTACCATGTTTTTTGTGTTCAAAAGTTATGCTCATATTCCATATGTTTAAAGTTATGCTAACATGCTTATTATTTTGTGTTATACACTTGAATTTATTCAGAATTGATGTGAAAATAGTAGTTGGCTTGTCAGGAGAAAcaggtgaatttttattttttaaacataattttcttaaatgaaatttttcttagttttctaggGTTAATTCCTTTGACTAAATTTATAGAGATAATCAGAGAGCAGACACAAATAGCTAGAGAAATCGTGTGAAATGGCAATTGTGTGAACGTTGAAGTATTGATCGGTATTTCTTTGGTTTGCTTGTGATGGTAGAGAAAGGCATTTGAAGAAGAAAGAGCCAGTTGGTTAAAGCAACAGTTCCTAAATATGACTACCTTTGACCACCAGAACTCAGAAAATGTGAAACTTTTCAGTGCCTTCTCAGGAAGTGAGTACTTCATAAACTCTTTAATCTGAAAATGCATGTAAATAAAGTACTGtagattattataaatatataactttagCAGTCACCAGTAAGAACTCTCTAATTGGAACTAAAAATtaactttgatattttatttactgtagTCAAAATAGAAATGACAGGAGGACTTTGCATACCCAGAGCAACTTTTGTTGTGAGTGTAATAATGTCAAGTTTTGAAAATTCACagtctagaaatattttttaaactagatcCTTCTAAATGTTTGTGGACTGTGCATAACAAACATCACCAGATTAGCTAGACTAGACTCATAGGGCTACAGTGGATGTTTAGATTAATTTGTTCTCTCACACCTCACTTAGAACTGCAAATGAATCTAGTCTAGGACCCTAGTTCATTACCTTCACTGTATTTAATGCTTTTCCATATGTAgtgccttttttccttcctttttttttttctttttttcttttttaaacaggtTCTGATCGGGACAACCCTACAGTACACTCGAGGCCACGGCAAAAGAAGCCTCACGGTGCGCCTAGTGGGTCTCCAGTTTGCACGTCTAAACTTACTAAatctcttcctgcttctccttcTACTTCAGACTTTTGCCAGACACGTTCCTGTGTATCTGAACATAGGTACTGGTCTATAGGTGATCTTCTCACATATTTGTTAAAGTGCTAGAGTTGTGTTGCAAAGGAAAAGTTGGCGTGTCTAGGACGAGCAACAGTAGAGACTCTGGAGAGGAATTGAGTAGATTGACTCATTCattgtacaaatatttattggctatCCATTATGTGTAGACACCtgttaggtgctgggaatacagtaGTGAACAAGGTAGCTCTGGTCCCTGTCTTCTGGGAGCTAAGTCATATAATGTGATTCTTTCTATTTCACatgtaaaatacaatttaaaatacaatctTATTTCAGGAGTTACTTAATAATTTAATTGAACTGAATAGAAGGATATTGTTTTGATAGTTTCTGTAGAGTACCTATTTTAGAGTTTCTTGTGGTATGCCCATTTTATTGGTGTGGAAGGACAAAGACCCGAGAAAAGCCCCCTCCCCTTGACTGGTGAAGAGGATCTGTGCCCAAGGATGACAGGGTAGACAGAgttgctccccacccccaggagagcCAGATACTGCTTTTTACTGATACATTGTGGTATTTTCCTCTGTCTTAAGTTGTTACATCATTTTCTAAGGTATAATATCAGTACTCTACCTCAGAGCCTATTCCAGGATTGATTTTGAACTAAGCAGATAGAACATTCCTAGGGAGATAGAGAGGAGTAGCAAAGAGCAAAGGGACATGTCGCAAAGTGTGGTGGTGATCGCTCTCCTCTTCATTAACATAGGAGACAGTGGCACAAGGACCTTCCCAGGAGCCTTAGAAAGCAGGAACCAGGGCTGCAGCACAGTTGGCGTGTTGTAGTGAGAGAGAGACTGGTGTGGAGCTGCGTGCTGAAGACACCAGCTAGCCCTTGGACCAAGAATTgtgaaatagataaatttttaaacaaaaatatgaagttttaaaaaaggacaagGCACTCTCATTTGTAGTTGGCCTTTAAAAGGATTCGGACTCTAAGTGAACACTGGAGGGCAAAAAAGGAGCTAGGGGAAGAGTCCTCCAGGCAAGGGTAGGAACCCTGAGGCGGGACACGGGTGTGTTTGTGGACGGCGAGTGTAGTTAGTGAGCACGGCCAGGAGGTGTGAGGGTGGGAGGTAACATCATGTAAAATTTCTGATGTATACACAGGTGGAGGGAATGAGGTCAGGGACCctgtgtacccatcacccaggTTCAGCAGTTATCAACTCAACTCACAACTAACATTGTTTATATACAGCCCTGCTCTGCTTGTGCTCCCACCACACACTTGAGGTTGCATCTGTCAACTGGGTTAGTCTGTACTTGTAAGTTGGGTATTGTTCTAAGGGCAATGGAAAAGCATTGGAGACCTTTTAAGTGAGataatgattctttaaaaatccaagttttaaaaagaatactacaTTTTATTCTACGAGAAACAAGATTGTAGGAGCACAAGCCAGGAGAGCCATTTAAGAATCATCAGTGGAGTTGAGGTGAGAGATGTGGTAATTTGCACCCTAGGGTCATTACATGAAGACAGAACACTGTGCTTGGATTTAGGCTGTGTTTTGCAGTTAGAGCCAATAGGTTGATGTGTGAAATATGGGAAGTTAAAGTTTGTTTAATTTACAATCAAAAAAATATAAGGTCAGAGTATTTTCTTACATAGAATGTTATTGAAGCCCCCAAATTTGACCAATCAGAACTCTGTGTATAGATTTAGACAGACATTCTGCTCACCATTTACAAATACAGGCAGCCCTCGGAGAtgttgcaggttcagttccagaccactgcaataaagcgaatatcgcAACAAAGTGAGATACTCAAACTtgtttgtttcccagtgcatataaaagttatgtgtgCACTGTACTGTAATCTATGAAGTgcgcaatagcattatgtctaaaaaaacaatgtacgtaccttaatttaaaaatactttatcactaaaaaatgctaattcaTCTGACAACCCAGGGTTGCCATAAtcctttgtttgaaaaaaaatgcagtatctgcaaagtgcaataaattGAAATGCCATAAAATGAAGTGTGCTTGTAATGCGTTCTGTACCTAAAAGAGAACATAGCTTAGTTGcctcaattatttttatatatttaaaatttttacttttttacataattatttttagttataaaGTATTTAACATAAATATTCCTTGAAgcctttgttttgtgtttaatAAAAAGTCCAACATTTAGTACCTACATCATAGGGTACTGTGAGATTCAGTAccaatatatgtaaagcacttaaaacagtacTTGGTCCATTGTAAACCTTCAGTAACaggctataaaaattaaaatatatgtaaacataagtagattataaaaatgcttttctgtttcttgtgttCAAGAGCTACAATGTCAGTGGCATAGAAACAGAATTTTGGAGCTTAAAGAAATTTCATTAAGCTGTTCACAGATACTGGCCACTGAGGGTAAAACAAGAGTCGTGTAACTAGTTATCAGGAGAGAAGCTGTGCAGCTTGACATcgttcttgaaatttttaattatttggtaTATTTGGATTCCTGCTCCTAAAGCACCTTGGATCTGGGTTCGTAATAAGATTATGacaaaataattaggaatatttGTAGCTAATTTCTACAGCAACATCCTCATTGCTCCTTCACTATAGAGTGGAATGTTACATACGGGCTGTGCCTGGATTCCGTGCAAAGTACCTCTTGGACTAAGTTACGTAGAGAACTTAGTTCATCATTGATCTCATCTCATCTGAGACGGCAGGGATTCTGAATCTGAATTATAagcaagttccttttttttttttaagcaagtaaGTGTAAGTAAAATTGTCAATTATGTTTTTGGTTTAGCGTTTTAGAATTAaagcaacttaattttttttaggatTGCCACATTATAAGGTTGAGTTAGTTAACCAAAGTCACaccaaaaaatgaacatttaggcAAAAGaagttttgtgaaaaaaattacataagttATTCAGTTGATAAAAAATGTATTGTTCATTGTTTCAATCCCATGATTTACAAGTAATCAtttaactaaatttccttgttttGAGGCTGGTTGCAGAGCATACCTCAGACTGTATCTCTGAAGCTAGGGACTGTGTCTGTGTTCAGACACTTAGATTGTTATTGTCTGACACTTAAAGTTAATTGAGCATCATCGTTAAGTGCTTAGTGTGTGTTAACTCATTTAGTTCCCACCCCAACCCTGTGAGGtgtaggttctattattatttccattttacagctgaggaagctgAAGGAACAGGGAGGGTTAACTTGCCAGAAGTGACGTAGTAAGTGGTCCAGCTGGGATATGAACATAAACCATCTGTTCAGGGTCTGGACTCCTAACCACTTTGTAGGCACTCATTAAATATCTGCATGAGTGAACGGATGGAGGATGAAAGCATGCATGAACAAATGGATGAGTGAagaaagaaactataaagagaTTAGAAACTAGTGACAGAAAGACAGGGGTATGGGGAACATTAGCTTTCAAAACTCACATGTTCTCTACCTTAGGCTCTAGTTGGGTAGCATCCTTCACAGTAGactgaacagataaataaaataaatagatggatagataaaagTGACCATGTTGAAACACTTCTGTGTTCTTGACCAGTGTGTCCTCAAAATTTACTTAGCATGAGACAAGGGAGTAATCAGATTTTAGACATTCAGGCATATCTAAGGTATGAAAGGAGGAGGAGATAATGATTAAgatctcccttttctttccccaaCAGTTCAGTCAGTGTACTAAATACAACCCCTGAAGAATCTAAGCCAAATCAGGTTGGAAGAGAATGTACAAATCAGAAGTGGAGTGTGGCATCAAGGCCTGATTCACAGGAAGGTTGCTATAGTGGATGCTCCTCGACCTACGCAAATTCTCACGTAGAGAAGGATGACTTACCTTAGACGTGtgaactgggatttttttttttcattaacatGTTCATCAAATTTCACATCTGAGTTGAAACAGGGTGTGTTATAAAGTCAATCATCTCTAATAATTTAAAGTGGTCTGTGTTGTTTGTTTGGACTTCCCTGTTCCTCCCCCAAAGAGCTAAAAtgttaaatctatttaaaaggatataaaagcTTTGGATATGTATTTTTAGTAACAGAAGCACCTGGTTCTGTGAATAAAGGAATGTATAAACGTTTGGATGGAAACAAAGCACTAGAATGAGTTTCCTCTTATAGGTATTAAAAATAGCACTTTTAGGAAACTGATTAttgtaaatgtttaattttgtctcATATATAGTTGGCATTGGAAGTTTAGCCTTTCCTTGAATGTATACTGTAGCTTTTTAACAAAGcaagttatatatttattatgtttagtgTGATTTGAAATACcttctttcatatgttttaaataaagtgaaatttatGTATGTTTTGTACATAGATATACATGATTATGTTAAGAGGCTTTAAGATTTAAAGATTTTACACATCCATAATTATAGTATTTcatgccaataaaatttttattagtgaTATTCTGTTTACAGATGTATTAGAGCCATTGCCACCTTATGTTTAAGAATTTTCTGAACCCATATGAGCAATAAATACTGAAAAGCTATTCCATGAAGCCAAGTTCTTTAGATCGTTAACATTACTAATGTTACATTTTGGAGATTTCTACAGCATTaggtttttttaatatgtagGATATTACAATTTTTCAAAGGATTATTGATTTTAGCATAATAGAGGTAAGACAAGAGTACCTTTGGATGAAACAGTTTAAGAATATTGGCTTAGGATATTTGTATGATAGAAGATATTAAGATATTTAAGATGTTTGGATGGTGATATTTTCTCTACCAGATTGGTACCCATACCGTAACACCTATACCAGCAAAGGCTTTGTATAGTTGCCAGTAAttccttaataatttttcaatgaGATATTTACTGATAAGGAAATCTGATAACATAAAAGCATCAGATTTTATAGTCCAGATATGATACTCTGGACAAACTTGTCACTTCATTTTCAGGACTGATTGCATGTTTCTTCatggttgttattgttattattattgatagTAAGAATAATGTAAGTGTGGGCCCAAACACTTTCCTAGAATTTTCATCAGAAAGCTTTAAGTACCTAACTCTATTTGTCTCTGCATGTAGAAGCCTACACATATCCAGGCCTTGCTATAGGTATTGTAGTTTAGGCCCATCTGCC
This genomic interval from Physeter macrocephalus isolate SW-GA chromosome 4, ASM283717v5, whole genome shotgun sequence contains the following:
- the SSX2IP gene encoding afadin- and alpha-actinin-binding protein isoform X8, yielding MNELLVLQRKNLLAQENVETQNLKLGSDMDHLQNCYAKLKEQLETSRREMIGLQERDRQLQCKNRNLHQLLKNEKDEVQKLQSIIASRATQYNHDMKRKEREYNKLKERLHQLVMNKKDKKIAMEVLNYVGRADGKRGSWRTGKTEASFFLRNEDEMYKILLNDYEYRQKQILMENAELKKVLQQMKKEMISLLSPQKQKPRERADDSTGTVISDIEEDAGELSRESTWDLSCETVREQLTNSIRKQWRILKSHVEKLDNQVSKVHLEGFNDEDVISRQDHEQETEKLELEIQQCKEMIKTQQQLLQQQLATACDDDTTSLLRDCYLLEEKERLKEEWSLFKEQKKNFEKERRSFTEAAIRLGLERKAFEEERASWLKQQFLNMTTFDHQNSENVKLFSAFSGSSDRDNPTVHSRPRQKKPHGAPSGSPVCTSKLTKSLPASPSTSDFCQTRSCVSEHSSVSVLNTTPEESKPNQVGRECTNQKWSVASRPDSQEGCYSGCSSTYANSHVEKDDLP
- the SSX2IP gene encoding afadin- and alpha-actinin-binding protein isoform X6 — its product is MGDWMTVTDPESKYISQYTSETKMSPSSLYSQQVLCSSIPLSKNVHSFFSAFCTEENIEQSISYLDQELTTFGFPSLYEESKGKETKRELNIVAVLNCMNELLVLQRKNLLAQENVETQNLKLGSDMDHLQNCYAKLKEQLETSRREMIGLQERDRQLQCKNRNLHQLLKNEKDEVQKLQSIIASRATQYNHDMKRKEREYNKLKERLHQLVMNKKDKKIAMEVLNYVGRADGKRGSWRTGKTEARNEDEMYKILLNDYEYRQKQILMENAELKKVLQQMKKEMISLLSPQKQKPRERADDSTGTVISDIEEDAGELSRESTWDLSCETVREQLTNSIRKQWRILKSHVEKLDNQVSKVHLEGFNDEDVISRQDHEQETEKLELEIQQCKEMIKTQQQLLQQQLATACDDDTTSLLRDCYLLEEKERLKEEWSLFKEQKKNFEKERRSFTEAAIRLGLERKAFEEERASWLKQQFLNMTTFDHQNSENVKLFSAFSGSSDRDNPTVHSRPRQKKPHGAPSGSPVCTSKLTKSLPASPSTSDFCQTRSCVSEHSSVSVLNTTPEESKPNQVGRECTNQKWSVASRPDSQEGCYSGCSSTYANSHVEKDDLP